The sequence CAAGCTGGGGAGTTTGGCATGACGCAGGGGATTTATGTTGAGCGCTTGAGCAAATTTTTCAAGGTGCATGAACGGCAGGCGGGGTTTCGCGGGGCTTTGCAAAGCTTGTTCCGCCGGCAATACCGTCTGGTAAAAGCGGTGGAGGATGTCTCTTTCCGGATTGAGCCGGGTGAGATCGTGGGATTTCTGGGGCCCAACGGTGCCGGAAAAACAACAACGATGAAAGTTCTCACGGGCCTGCTGCACCCTTCATCCGGAACCGTTGAAGTGGCAGGGCATGTGCCTTTCCGGCATGAACCGGCTTTTAAACGAAAGTTTTCCCTGGTCATGGGGCAGCGGTCACAGTTAATCTGGGATTTGCCGCCGATGGAGACGTTTCTCGTCAATCAGGTGGTTTATGAGATACCGGATGCGGAATTCAAAGAGACGCTTGCAGGGCTGGTGGAATTGTTGCAATTGGAACCGGTGCTGCGCAAACCGGTTCGCCAGCTGTCGCTTGGGGAACGAATGAAGTGCGAATTGGCGGCCTCCCTGATCCACCGTCCGCAAATTCTGTTTTTGGATGAACCGACCATTGGCCTTGACGTCAATATGCAGGAGTCGATCCGCCAGTTTATTAAGGATTATAATGCGAGATACAATGCGACGATTCTGCTGACAAGTCATTATATGGCCGATGTTGTGGCCCTTTGCAAGCGGGTCATCATCATTAACAGGGGGCGAATCCTATATGACGGGGAACTGGAGGCGCTGGTGAATCAATATGCTCCCTACAAGGTGGCCAATCTGATCCTGAAACAACCGGTACCGGATCATGAGTTGGCGATGCATGGGGAAATCATAGCGCATGAATACCCTCGCGTGTCGCTTCGATTGCCGCGGGTTGAGGTGTCGTCGCGGTCAGCCGGCATACTGTCCATGCT comes from Effusibacillus lacus and encodes:
- a CDS encoding ABC transporter ATP-binding protein produces the protein MTQGIYVERLSKFFKVHERQAGFRGALQSLFRRQYRLVKAVEDVSFRIEPGEIVGFLGPNGAGKTTTMKVLTGLLHPSSGTVEVAGHVPFRHEPAFKRKFSLVMGQRSQLIWDLPPMETFLVNQVVYEIPDAEFKETLAGLVELLQLEPVLRKPVRQLSLGERMKCELAASLIHRPQILFLDEPTIGLDVNMQESIRQFIKDYNARYNATILLTSHYMADVVALCKRVIIINRGRILYDGELEALVNQYAPYKVANLILKQPVPDHELAMHGEIIAHEYPRVSLRLPRVEVSSRSAGILSMLPISDFTIEDPSMEDVIGLAFERDANATVP